A part of Desulfobacterales bacterium genomic DNA contains:
- a CDS encoding radical SAM protein — protein MAARPPKSKKRPQDTEIGAIHKSWRGRVRFALVYPNRYHVGMSNLGFQSVYRLLNTYDHVVCERAFLPEPSRKTPSIIKTVESGKRLTDTDVIAFSLSFENDYPHILSILENIGLPLQADQRSDQHPLLIAGGVASFLNPEPIAAFFDCFFIGEAEAIIPRFLEAFEPGNKRRRMLKKIASDVPGAYVPAFYEVDYHPDGTIAAFHSQKAAPPSVKRMYLKDLAQTATCSTILTPDTAFEQTHLVEVARGCPHGCRFCAAGYIYRPPRFRPISALTEDIDQGISQTDRIGLVGAAVSDLPGLSDLCGQYLDKDLRISFSSLRADGLSPQLLSVLKHSDAKTATIAPDAGSERMRKVINKGITEDAILAAVDNLVAHGIPNLKLYFMIGLPTETNDDVEAIIHLSKRIKHRFLKASRAQNRIGDITISLNCFVPKPFTPFQWVAMAETGDLKKKIAKIKNELKKVPNLRVHSDIPRWAYIQALFSRGDRRVADILSLAHTHKGNWARTLKVVSINPDFYVLRERDLDEHLPWDFLDQGIKKSYLQTEYRRATSAKPSPTCRVDTCQICGICNQPSDDR, from the coding sequence ATGGCAGCAAGGCCTCCAAAATCCAAAAAGCGCCCGCAGGATACCGAGATCGGCGCCATACACAAATCCTGGCGCGGGCGCGTCCGTTTTGCCCTCGTCTATCCGAATCGTTACCATGTGGGCATGTCCAACCTGGGTTTTCAAAGTGTCTACCGTCTGTTAAATACATATGACCATGTCGTCTGCGAACGGGCCTTTCTGCCGGAGCCTTCCCGTAAGACACCCTCGATCATCAAAACCGTCGAATCCGGAAAACGTTTGACTGATACCGATGTCATTGCTTTTTCGCTGTCTTTTGAAAATGATTATCCCCATATTCTGTCCATTCTTGAAAATATCGGTCTGCCCTTGCAAGCCGATCAGAGAAGTGACCAACATCCGCTGCTGATCGCCGGCGGTGTTGCCAGTTTCTTAAATCCGGAGCCGATAGCGGCTTTTTTTGACTGTTTCTTTATCGGTGAGGCTGAGGCGATTATTCCGCGTTTTCTGGAGGCTTTCGAACCCGGAAACAAGCGGCGTCGCATGCTCAAGAAAATTGCCTCCGATGTCCCGGGTGCATATGTCCCGGCATTCTACGAGGTCGATTATCACCCTGACGGCACGATCGCTGCATTTCATTCCCAAAAAGCCGCTCCACCTTCCGTAAAACGGATGTACCTAAAAGACCTGGCCCAAACTGCCACCTGCAGCACCATATTAACGCCGGATACGGCCTTTGAGCAGACCCATCTGGTGGAGGTCGCCCGCGGCTGCCCCCACGGTTGTCGGTTTTGCGCCGCCGGATATATCTATCGCCCCCCGCGTTTCAGGCCGATTTCAGCGCTGACCGAAGATATCGATCAGGGAATATCCCAAACAGACCGCATCGGTCTGGTGGGAGCTGCTGTTTCCGATCTTCCGGGATTGAGTGACTTGTGCGGCCAATACCTGGACAAAGATTTGCGCATATCGTTCAGCTCTCTGAGGGCCGACGGTTTATCTCCGCAGTTATTGTCGGTTCTCAAGCACAGTGATGCCAAAACCGCCACCATTGCGCCGGATGCCGGCTCTGAGCGCATGCGCAAGGTGATTAATAAAGGCATCACCGAAGACGCCATTCTGGCGGCTGTCGATAACCTGGTAGCCCACGGCATTCCGAATCTCAAATTGTATTTTATGATCGGTCTGCCCACCGAGACCAACGATGATGTCGAGGCCATCATCCATTTGAGCAAACGCATCAAGCACCGTTTCTTGAAAGCCAGCCGAGCCCAAAACCGAATCGGTGACATCACCATCAGCTTAAACTGCTTTGTCCCCAAACCCTTTACCCCATTTCAATGGGTGGCCATGGCGGAAACCGGCGATCTGAAAAAAAAGATCGCCAAAATTAAAAACGAATTAAAAAAAGTCCCCAATTTGCGGGTCCATTCGGACATACCGCGCTGGGCCTACATCCAGGCGCTTTTTTCCCGGGGCGATCGCAGGGTTGCCGATATCCTTTCTCTGGCGCACACCCATAAGGGCAACTGGGCCCGTACCCTCAAAGTCGTATCGATCAACCCGGATTTTTATGTTCTGCGCGAGCGCGACCTCGATGAGCACCTGCCCTGGGATTTTTTGGATCAGGGAATCAAAAAATCCTATCTGCAAACCGAATATCGGCGTGCCACCAGCGCCAAACCCTCTCCAACTTGCCGCGTCGATACCTGCCAGATTTGCGGAATTTGTAACCAGCCATCAGATGACAGATGA
- the ftsZ gene encoding cell division protein FtsZ, whose product MFTYVDQEKSAKIKVIGVGGAGGNAINNMIASHLQGVKFIAANTDSQALEMSMAPVKIQIGEQLTEGLGAGANPQIGRDAALESEEALRAALVDSHMVFITAGFGGGTGTGAAPVIAEICKDLGALTVAVVTKPFAFEGKKRTMLAEDGIDSLKRVVDTAISIPNDRLRGLAPKKAKLMDMFLKADEILLHSVKGITDLIMMPGLVNLDFADVRTTMSKAGLAIMGIGISSGENRAVEAAERAMSHPLLEDLPIAGAKGVLMNITSTSDMEFEEVAEASERIHDEVGDDADIFWGTSIDDSLDDEMRVTVIATGIGAEPEMQQMPSNAVELPLRGKVRDITPDDLERDIIDYEEPTFIRQQKAVGESSGALYRGPQGLSVEDSELDVPTFMRRKAD is encoded by the coding sequence ATGTTTACCTATGTGGACCAAGAAAAATCAGCAAAAATTAAGGTAATTGGAGTCGGCGGTGCGGGCGGTAACGCCATCAACAATATGATTGCATCTCATTTGCAAGGTGTTAAGTTTATTGCCGCCAATACCGACAGTCAAGCGCTTGAAATGTCCATGGCACCGGTCAAAATTCAAATCGGCGAACAACTGACCGAAGGGCTTGGAGCGGGCGCAAACCCCCAGATTGGCCGCGATGCGGCGCTTGAAAGTGAAGAGGCCCTGCGAGCGGCGCTGGTCGACAGCCACATGGTGTTTATCACCGCCGGATTTGGCGGTGGAACCGGAACCGGAGCTGCACCGGTTATTGCCGAAATCTGTAAGGATTTAGGCGCTTTAACGGTAGCAGTGGTCACCAAGCCATTTGCGTTTGAGGGCAAAAAACGAACCATGCTGGCTGAGGATGGTATCGACAGCTTGAAAAGAGTCGTCGACACCGCCATCAGTATACCCAATGATCGGTTGCGCGGTCTGGCGCCCAAGAAAGCCAAACTGATGGATATGTTTTTAAAAGCCGATGAAATCCTGTTGCACTCGGTCAAGGGCATCACCGACCTGATTATGATGCCCGGACTGGTCAATCTGGATTTTGCAGATGTGAGAACCACGATGTCCAAAGCCGGACTGGCCATTATGGGCATCGGGATTTCCTCCGGTGAAAACCGCGCGGTCGAGGCCGCCGAACGCGCCATGTCGCACCCCTTGCTGGAAGATTTGCCCATTGCCGGGGCCAAGGGCGTGCTGATGAATATCACCAGCACCAGCGATATGGAATTTGAGGAAGTGGCCGAAGCCTCCGAAAGGATCCACGACGAAGTCGGCGATGATGCCGACATCTTCTGGGGCACCTCCATCGACGACAGCCTGGATGATGAAATGCGCGTCACCGTTATTGCAACCGGCATCGGCGCTGAACCGGAAATGCAGCAGATGCCCAGCAATGCGGTTGAGCTGCCGTTAAGAGGCAAAGTACGCGATATTACACCGGATGACCTGGAAAGAGACATCATTGATTACGAAGAGCCCACTTTTATCCGCCAGCAAAAGGCCGTGGGGGAATCCAGCGGGGCCCTCTACCGCGGTCCCCAGGGGCTGAGCGTGGAAGATTCCGAGTTGGACGTGCCGACTTTTATGAGACGCAAGGCGGATTAG
- the ftsA gene encoding cell division protein FtsA has product MQGDVIVGLDIGTTKICSVVGEVSGNSANIIGIGTNPSIGLRKGVVVNIESTVESIKKAVEEAELMAGCEISAVYAGIAGGHITGFNSRGIVAVKGNEIGEQDVDRVIDAARAVAIPMDREVIHVLPQEYMVDDERGIQNPVGMSGVRLEAKIHIVTGAVASAHNIVKCANRSGLDVCDIVLESLASGEAVLTAEEKELGVALLDLGGGTTDLAIFSQNNIKHTFVLALGGNNLTNDIAIGLRAPHAEAEKIKKKYGSCVSKNINPEETIEVPGMGGREPRKLSRQILGEILEPRMEEIFQLVQREIVRSGMENMIPSGVVITGGTALLEGVNEIAESIFNLPCRIGKPRAITGLVDVVNNPMYATGVGLVLYGASNQDSSKFRIRDKNIFNRVMTRMKRWFNDVV; this is encoded by the coding sequence ATGCAGGGAGATGTAATAGTCGGTCTTGATATCGGAACCACCAAAATTTGTTCGGTCGTTGGCGAAGTATCCGGAAACTCAGCCAACATCATCGGCATCGGCACTAACCCCTCAATCGGATTGCGCAAAGGGGTCGTGGTCAATATCGAATCGACAGTCGAATCCATAAAAAAAGCTGTGGAGGAAGCTGAATTGATGGCCGGCTGTGAAATTTCGGCGGTTTATGCCGGCATTGCCGGTGGCCATATTACCGGCTTTAACAGCCGGGGAATCGTTGCCGTTAAAGGCAATGAGATCGGCGAGCAGGATGTCGATCGGGTTATCGATGCGGCCCGTGCGGTGGCCATCCCCATGGATCGCGAGGTGATTCACGTCTTGCCGCAGGAATATATGGTGGATGATGAGCGCGGCATTCAAAATCCGGTCGGCATGTCCGGCGTGCGGTTGGAGGCCAAAATTCATATTGTCACCGGAGCAGTGGCATCCGCCCATAACATCGTCAAATGCGCCAACCGATCCGGCCTGGATGTATGCGATATCGTTTTGGAGTCACTGGCATCGGGCGAGGCCGTCTTGACCGCTGAGGAAAAAGAGCTGGGTGTCGCCCTACTGGACCTGGGTGGCGGGACAACGGATCTGGCGATCTTTTCCCAGAACAATATCAAGCACACCTTTGTTTTGGCACTGGGCGGCAATAATCTGACCAATGACATCGCCATCGGGTTGCGCGCACCCCATGCCGAAGCTGAAAAAATCAAAAAGAAATACGGCAGTTGCGTCTCCAAAAACATCAATCCTGAAGAAACCATCGAAGTGCCCGGCATGGGCGGCCGCGAGCCCCGCAAATTATCTCGCCAAATTCTGGGTGAGATCTTGGAACCCCGCATGGAGGAGATCTTCCAGCTGGTACAACGCGAAATCGTGCGCTCCGGAATGGAGAATATGATCCCATCCGGGGTCGTCATCACCGGCGGGACGGCGCTTTTAGAAGGTGTCAATGAAATTGCCGAATCGATTTTCAATCTTCCCTGCCGGATCGGCAAACCGCGTGCTATCACGGGCCTGGTGGATGTCGTCAACAACCCCATGTACGCGACCGGCGTAGGGCTGGTGCTATATGGAGCAAGCAACCAGGACTCTAGCAAATTCAGAATTCGGGATAAAAATATTTTTAACCGCGTCATGACCCGCATGAAACGCTGGTTCAATGATGTGGTCTAA
- a CDS encoding FtsQ-type POTRA domain-containing protein, giving the protein MGRKPRKNYRKGAKKKRRFVFLRRLAMGFYVVAGVAALLATSCLFVLIHDVITQCDYFKAQRLKIEGGQRLSAKQIIAAADVKKGVNILSVNLAMTRKRLMAHPWIAEAEIRREIPSGLYIRVREHTPLAIVKLDRKYLMNEQGQVFKEWTAADPANLPQVTGLKMSDLRSAGRMATATKQQPTASERLSASQSSLNRPFEAVMQVLLMGKQTRGILTNRQIKHILVDREVGITLKVFKKMKTVVLGYHHYPLKFRMFQNILTYGKKRRSFPDFNRIDLNNVNRIVVNPVIQIPSGDHKEV; this is encoded by the coding sequence ATGGGACGAAAACCACGCAAAAACTATCGTAAAGGCGCCAAAAAAAAACGCCGATTTGTATTTTTGCGCCGGCTGGCAATGGGCTTTTATGTGGTTGCTGGTGTTGCGGCTCTGCTGGCGACCAGCTGTTTATTTGTGCTGATCCACGATGTCATCACGCAATGTGACTATTTCAAAGCCCAACGCTTGAAAATAGAAGGCGGGCAACGTCTGAGCGCCAAACAGATTATTGCTGCCGCCGACGTAAAAAAAGGGGTCAATATCTTGTCGGTCAACCTGGCAATGACCCGCAAACGTCTGATGGCGCATCCCTGGATCGCGGAGGCCGAAATCCGGCGTGAAATCCCTTCCGGGCTTTACATCCGCGTTCGTGAGCATACACCATTGGCGATCGTCAAACTGGATCGTAAGTACCTGATGAACGAGCAGGGTCAGGTATTTAAAGAATGGACGGCTGCGGATCCGGCCAATTTACCGCAAGTCACTGGATTAAAGATGAGCGACTTGCGCAGCGCCGGCCGCATGGCGACAGCAACCAAACAACAACCGACCGCCTCTGAGCGGCTCTCCGCATCGCAGAGCTCGCTCAATAGGCCTTTTGAGGCGGTGATGCAGGTTCTGCTGATGGGCAAACAGACGCGCGGTATTCTCACCAACCGCCAGATCAAGCACATACTGGTGGATCGCGAAGTCGGGATAACCCTCAAAGTCTTTAAAAAAATGAAAACCGTCGTTCTGGGGTATCACCATTATCCACTTAAATTTCGTATGTTCCAAAATATTTTGACCTATGGCAAAAAGCGGCGAAGTTTTCCGGATTTCAATCGCATAGATCTCAACAATGTTAACCGCATCGTGGTCAATCCCGTCATCCAGATTCCGAGCGGGGACCACAAGGAGGTATGA
- the murC gene encoding UDP-N-acetylmuramate--L-alanine ligase, with the protein MYLKKYHIHFVGIGGIGMSGIAELLLNLGYKVSGSDLQSSDITARLNTLGGTIYKGHAAENIKGADVVVVSSAIDTVNPEVEAASQASIPVIPRAEMLAELMRLKYSIAIAGAHGKTSTTSIVASVLAQGGLDPTVVIGGKLKSIGSNAVLGEGDFIVAEADESDGSFLKFSPTIAVVTNIDKEHLDFYADLDAIKDVFLNFMDRIPFYGLAVLCLDNEPIQELIPQLKKRYTTYGMSSQADFQIRDVEFSQQKSRFTVYHHGEKMGMIDLNLPGIHNIYNATASIAVGTELDVSFDHIKTALETVEGVQRRLEIKGETNGITVIDDYGHHPTEIKVTLEAIEENWPDRRKVVVFQPHRYSRTQALFDEFSRAFYQSDVLVVMPIYAASEKPIEGVNSEKLCEEIKAHGHKEVVYIDGLKPALAFLKKNLLPGDVLLTLGAGDVYKVGEKYLKK; encoded by the coding sequence GTGTATCTGAAGAAATACCATATTCATTTTGTCGGCATCGGCGGCATTGGCATGAGCGGAATTGCCGAGTTGCTGCTGAACCTGGGCTACAAAGTGTCGGGCTCAGATCTGCAAAGCTCCGATATTACCGCACGTTTAAACACACTGGGCGGAACGATATATAAGGGGCATGCGGCCGAGAATATCAAGGGTGCCGATGTGGTCGTGGTTTCCTCAGCCATTGACACGGTTAACCCTGAGGTCGAGGCGGCCAGTCAGGCATCGATTCCGGTCATTCCGCGGGCTGAAATGCTCGCCGAGCTGATGCGTTTAAAATACAGCATTGCGATTGCCGGCGCTCACGGCAAGACATCCACCACCTCAATTGTGGCCTCGGTGCTGGCCCAGGGCGGCCTGGACCCCACGGTGGTGATCGGTGGCAAACTGAAAAGTATCGGCTCCAATGCCGTACTGGGTGAAGGTGACTTTATCGTCGCCGAGGCAGATGAAAGTGACGGCTCATTTTTAAAATTTTCACCCACCATCGCCGTGGTCACCAATATCGACAAGGAACATCTGGATTTTTACGCGGATCTGGATGCGATTAAGGACGTTTTCTTGAACTTTATGGATCGCATACCCTTTTACGGCCTGGCGGTTTTGTGCCTGGACAATGAACCCATACAGGAGCTAATCCCTCAGTTGAAAAAACGCTATACGACCTACGGCATGAGCTCCCAGGCGGATTTTCAGATACGGGATGTCGAATTCAGTCAGCAAAAAAGCCGTTTTACGGTTTATCACCACGGCGAAAAAATGGGCATGATCGATCTGAACCTGCCCGGCATCCATAATATCTATAATGCCACCGCCAGCATCGCCGTCGGCACCGAACTCGATGTGAGTTTTGACCACATCAAAACCGCCCTGGAGACCGTTGAGGGGGTTCAGCGGCGGTTGGAAATCAAAGGCGAAACAAATGGCATCACGGTTATCGATGACTACGGCCATCACCCCACAGAGATCAAAGTCACTCTGGAAGCCATTGAAGAAAACTGGCCGGACCGGCGCAAGGTGGTCGTGTTTCAACCCCATCGCTACAGCCGGACCCAGGCCCTTTTTGATGAATTCAGTCGGGCGTTTTACCAATCCGACGTTCTGGTGGTGATGCCGATATACGCCGCCAGCGAAAAACCAATCGAAGGGGTGAACTCTGAGAAACTCTGTGAGGAAATCAAAGCTCACGGCCACAAAGAAGTCGTTTATATCGATGGCTTAAAACCGGCACTTGCTTTTCTGAAAAAAAACCTGCTGCCGGGGGATGTGCTGCTAACACTGGGTGCCGGCGACGTGTATAAAGTCGGTGAAAAGTATCTAAAAAAATAA
- the murG gene encoding undecaprenyldiphospho-muramoylpentapeptide beta-N-acetylglucosaminyltransferase, with protein sequence MGSTGSTGSESKALRIVIAGGGTGGHLFPGLAIAQEFMARNKDNTVVFVSTGNPLERSVLSQTDFRLESVTAEGIKGRGMWNQAKSALKIPKGIIEALRILKSVNPDLTLGLGSYSAGPVVVGAWLLRTKIVLHEQNILPGITNRILARFADRIYVSFDDTKAQFAPHKIRLTGNPVRKELLNHHNGEAVAPGDDKFCVLIVGGSQGAHRINTTMIEALSHLTQKEGLYFIHQTGSGDEQMVAEAYERENVAAKVQSFFRQMGPLYRQADLIICRAGATTVAEVTAMGKAVIFIPFPFAADDHQTLNAATLVAKGAAEMVHEKELQADALAQKIEFYASSPQALEAMALKAGRLGHPDAAQHIVDDCYQLLKSSNG encoded by the coding sequence ATGGGCAGTACAGGATCAACAGGTTCCGAAAGTAAAGCCCTTCGAATTGTAATTGCCGGTGGGGGCACCGGCGGTCATTTGTTTCCGGGTTTGGCCATCGCCCAGGAGTTTATGGCACGCAATAAAGACAATACGGTTGTGTTTGTCAGCACGGGAAATCCATTGGAGCGCTCGGTATTGAGCCAGACAGATTTCAGACTTGAATCCGTAACAGCCGAAGGCATTAAGGGCCGCGGCATGTGGAACCAGGCCAAATCGGCGTTGAAAATACCCAAAGGAATTATCGAAGCATTGCGCATTTTAAAAAGCGTCAATCCGGACCTCACTCTGGGGCTCGGCAGCTATTCAGCGGGCCCTGTGGTGGTGGGCGCATGGCTGTTGCGCACCAAAATCGTGCTGCATGAACAAAATATTTTGCCCGGCATTACCAACCGGATCTTAGCGCGGTTTGCCGATCGAATTTATGTGTCTTTTGATGATACCAAAGCGCAATTTGCGCCGCATAAGATACGGCTGACCGGCAATCCGGTGCGCAAAGAGCTGTTAAACCATCATAATGGTGAGGCCGTCGCCCCCGGAGACGATAAGTTTTGCGTGTTGATCGTCGGTGGCAGCCAGGGAGCCCACCGCATCAACACCACCATGATTGAGGCCCTGAGCCATTTAACCCAAAAAGAGGGGCTGTACTTCATTCATCAGACCGGTTCAGGCGATGAACAGATGGTCGCCGAAGCCTACGAGCGTGAAAATGTAGCGGCTAAAGTGCAGTCTTTTTTCAGGCAAATGGGCCCGCTGTATCGGCAGGCGGATCTGATCATCTGCCGGGCCGGCGCCACAACGGTAGCCGAGGTAACGGCCATGGGCAAAGCGGTTATTTTTATCCCCTTCCCTTTTGCGGCTGATGACCATCAGACGCTGAATGCCGCCACGCTGGTCGCTAAAGGGGCTGCTGAAATGGTTCATGAGAAAGAGTTGCAGGCCGATGCCCTGGCCCAAAAAATCGAATTTTATGCATCCAGCCCGCAGGCCCTTGAGGCAATGGCCCTGAAGGCCGGCCGGTTGGGTCATCCGGATGCCGCACAACACATCGTGGATGATTGCTATCAATTGCTCAAATCGTCAAATGGGTAA
- the ftsW gene encoding putative lipid II flippase FtsW, producing MTKKQHHSQTAFYDVQLLFPVLFLVGVGIVMVYSASSALALKKFGSDFFFLKKQALFALAGLIILVAGRHFPYRYYRPLAYPLVGLSLALLALIHFTDLGLTAGGSTRWMRLGSFSFQPSEFARIALVIYLAYSMEKKSDQIKQFSIGFVPHVLVLGGFVALIFIQPDFGTVFILGALTWIMLFIGGVRFYQLFATMLVILPVAYLFLINAEYRAKRILGFLNPWEHSSDEGYQIVHSLMAFGTGGLWGTGIGKGYQKLFYLPEPHTDFIFSVIGEELGLLGVAIIIGLYAWIIIRGVAIARSAPDLFGAYLAVGLTVAMGLQIVVNMGVALGLLPTKGLTLPLLSYGGTSLLLNMASIGILMNISAASKL from the coding sequence ATGACAAAAAAACAACACCATAGCCAAACCGCTTTTTATGACGTCCAGCTCTTATTTCCAGTGCTTTTCCTGGTGGGCGTCGGCATCGTTATGGTGTACAGCGCCAGTTCGGCTCTGGCACTCAAAAAATTCGGCAGCGACTTTTTTTTCTTGAAAAAACAGGCGCTGTTCGCTCTGGCCGGCTTGATCATCCTGGTGGCCGGGCGGCATTTCCCGTATCGATATTACCGCCCGCTGGCTTACCCGCTGGTTGGGCTTTCTCTGGCGCTGCTGGCGTTGATTCATTTTACCGATCTGGGGCTCACTGCCGGTGGGTCCACCCGCTGGATGCGCTTAGGCAGTTTTTCGTTTCAACCATCTGAATTTGCCCGCATCGCTTTGGTTATCTATCTGGCTTACTCTATGGAAAAAAAGTCAGATCAGATCAAACAATTTTCAATCGGCTTTGTACCGCATGTCCTGGTGCTGGGCGGTTTTGTGGCCCTGATATTTATTCAGCCCGACTTTGGCACTGTCTTTATTCTGGGAGCGCTAACCTGGATCATGCTGTTTATCGGTGGTGTTCGATTTTATCAGCTTTTTGCCACGATGCTGGTCATTTTACCGGTGGCATATCTGTTTTTAATCAACGCCGAGTATCGCGCCAAACGCATCTTGGGCTTTCTTAACCCCTGGGAGCATTCAAGCGATGAGGGCTACCAGATTGTGCACTCGCTGATGGCATTCGGGACCGGTGGGCTCTGGGGAACCGGAATCGGCAAGGGCTATCAAAAGCTTTTCTATCTGCCGGAGCCGCATACGGATTTTATATTTTCGGTGATTGGCGAAGAGCTGGGGCTGCTGGGGGTTGCCATCATCATCGGCCTGTATGCCTGGATCATCATACGCGGCGTGGCCATTGCGCGCAGCGCACCGGATTTATTCGGCGCTTACCTGGCAGTGGGGCTGACGGTCGCCATGGGACTTCAAATCGTGGTCAATATGGGCGTGGCCCTCGGGCTGCTGCCCACCAAGGGTTTGACCTTGCCCCTGCTCAGTTACGGGGGCACGTCGCTGCTGCTCAATATGGCCTCCATAGGCATATTGATGAATATCAGCGCAGCCAGCAAGTTATAG
- the murD gene encoding UDP-N-acetylmuramoyl-L-alanine--D-glutamate ligase, with the protein MELAGKKILIVGIGRTGLAAARFLHQQGAQIAATDTAAETELGDGIKELRQMGIDVELGPHRSAVFQKSDLIVISPGVSHTIEPVARARAQGVPVVGEVELAARFIRAPIVAVTGTNGKTTTTELLGQILQNSGFSTFVGGNIGNPLIEYVSSGQNEQLVVAEISSFQLDTIDRFRPSISVLLNITADHLDRYPDFEAYADSKMRIFENQQAGDVAVLNGSDALIRAKTKHIKSQRLFFPALEADEQGAVLNGRRIILNLAKVKPIESKIDSTEPSTRAQAKTLVAGRIHTDLDITATALIGRHNYENVCAASLAALAAGATREGIQQTLDTFKGLPHRLEHVATIDEVLFYNDSKATNVDGVLRALDCFSKPVLLLMGGRDKGGNFKALENALRRSVKELIVMGEAAGRIKKALGRLAPTKTADSMSAAVATAFEDADPHDVVLLSPGCASFDWYSSYAKRGDDFRQAVNKLQSKAKRPNEMD; encoded by the coding sequence ATGGAATTAGCCGGTAAAAAAATCTTGATTGTCGGCATTGGCCGCACCGGCCTTGCGGCAGCCCGTTTTCTGCACCAACAGGGTGCCCAGATAGCGGCCACAGACACCGCCGCTGAAACGGAGCTGGGTGATGGGATCAAAGAACTGCGTCAGATGGGCATTGATGTTGAACTGGGGCCCCACCGCAGCGCTGTTTTTCAAAAATCGGATCTGATTGTCATTAGCCCGGGCGTTTCACATACCATTGAACCGGTCGCACGGGCCAGAGCCCAGGGCGTTCCGGTCGTCGGTGAGGTGGAGTTGGCCGCCCGGTTTATCCGAGCCCCCATCGTGGCGGTGACCGGTACCAATGGCAAAACCACAACCACTGAGCTATTGGGCCAGATACTGCAAAATTCCGGTTTTTCAACCTTTGTGGGCGGTAATATTGGCAATCCTCTGATCGAATATGTCAGCAGCGGTCAAAATGAGCAGCTCGTTGTGGCTGAAATCAGCAGTTTTCAGCTAGACACCATTGATCGTTTTCGGCCAAGCATCAGCGTGCTGTTGAATATCACGGCGGACCATCTGGACCGCTACCCGGATTTTGAGGCCTATGCGGATTCAAAGATGCGGATTTTTGAAAACCAGCAGGCCGGTGACGTTGCCGTCCTCAATGGTTCAGATGCGCTGATTCGCGCCAAAACGAAGCACATTAAAAGCCAGCGGTTGTTTTTTCCAGCGTTAGAGGCAGATGAACAGGGCGCTGTCTTAAACGGAAGGCGCATCATTTTGAATCTGGCTAAAGTAAAGCCAATCGAATCCAAAATCGACTCGACCGAGCCTTCGACCCGAGCTCAGGCCAAGACGCTCGTCGCTGGCCGAATTCACACGGACTTGGATATCACCGCAACCGCTCTGATTGGTCGGCACAATTATGAAAATGTGTGTGCGGCCAGTTTGGCCGCGTTGGCGGCCGGAGCAACCAGAGAAGGGATTCAACAAACCCTGGACACCTTCAAAGGCCTGCCCCACCGGCTCGAACATGTGGCCACCATCGATGAGGTTTTATTTTACAATGATTCCAAGGCCACCAATGTGGACGGTGTGCTGCGAGCGCTGGACTGCTTTTCCAAACCGGTGTTGCTGCTGATGGGCGGCCGTGACAAGGGTGGTAATTTCAAGGCACTTGAAAACGCTTTACGCAGGTCCGTCAAAGAACTGATTGTTATGGGCGAAGCAGCCGGCCGCATCAAAAAAGCCCTCGGCCGGCTGGCGCCGACAAAGACCGCAGATTCAATGTCCGCTGCAGTGGCAACAGCTTTTGAAGATGCAGACCCGCATGATGTGGTTTTATTGTCGCCGGGATGTGCCAGTTTTGACTGGTACAGCAGCTATGCCAAACGGGGAGATGATTTCCGCCAAGCGGTTAATAAATTACAAAGTAAAGCCAAAAGGCCTAATGAGATGGATTGA